Genomic window (Streptosporangium brasiliense):
TGTCTGGAGAGGCGAGCACGTCGAACTCGCCGTCGGGCATGTTGGCCCGGGTGTTGAGCAGATCCAGAGCGAGGGGCTCACCGGTCAGGACGTCCATTGTGCTAATGCTATTGCATCTCCACGAAACATTAGAGGGGGCTCGCCGGGCGCGCCCCGTTCCACGCAGGCGAGATCGACGATCGTCATGCGGAGGACGCCATGCCGGGCCGGGCGTCAGAAGAGCGCGGGGGCGGCGGCCGCGCTCAGCCGTTCCAGCTCGCCGGGTTCGAAGAGCCGGATCACCCCGTACTCGCCGTCGTATCCGGCCTCCCGGATCACCTCGCCGCGGCGCAGCCGGTCGACGGCCTCGCCGAGCAGCGGCGAGCGGATCCGGATGTCGTCGACGGGCACGTCCTCCAGTATCGCCAGCTCGGGTCCCAGGGCGGCGGTGAGCCTGTCGATCTCCCGCAGGACCTTCTTGCTCTTCGGCCCCACACCGAGGATCTCGCTCACGATCTCCGGCAGCGGGACGAGGCGGCGGAAGCCGGCGGCGCCGGCCGGCCGGACGCCTTCCGGCCGGTCGGCCAGGTCCTCGACCCGGCTCAGCACGCCGACCGTGAGCGGTTTCCCGCACACGGGGCAGATCCCGCCGTGCTCGCGGGTCTCCTGCGGCTCCATCCGGACGCCGCACCCGCGGTGCCCGTCGGCGTGATACCTGCCCTCCTCCGGGAAGAGCTCCACCGTGCCCGCGTGCCCGGCGCCGGTCCGCAGCGCCCGCAGCACCGCGAAGTAGTCAAGGTCGGTCTCGAACACCGTGGCCTCGCGGCCGACCATGGGCGGCGAGTGCGCGTCGGAGTGGCTGACCAGCCGGTAGCGGTCGAGGGCGGAGACCCGCCAGTTCATGGCCGGATCGCTGGACAGCCCGGTCTCCACCGCGAAGACGTGGTCGGCGAGGTCGCCGTAGCACTCCTCGATCGTGTCGAACCCGGACTTGGAGCCGAACACCCCGAACCACGGCGTCCAGGCGTGGGCGGCCACCAGGTAGGCGCCCTCGCCGCTGTTCAGGGTGATCTCCAGCAGGTCGCGGGAGTGCAGGCCGAGGATGGGCCGGCCGTCCGAGCTCAGGTTGCCGACCTGCCCGAGCCTGCGGTTGAAGGCCGCGGCCGCGTCGAAGTCCGGCATGTAGACCAGGTGATGGATCTTGCGGGTGCGCCCGCCGCTCTTGTAGACCGTCGAGATCTCCACCGACAGCATGAACCGCACCTGACCGGAGGCCAGGCCGGACGGCAGCGTGCGGAGGATGTCGCGGTCCAGGTCCTCGCGGAGCCGGAACAGCCCCGGCTCCGCCGGCACGAGCTTGTCGCGCAACTGCTCGGACCAGAGCGGATGGGTGAAGTCGCCGGTGCCCATCAGCGTGACGCCCTTGCGCCGCGCCCACCACGTCAGGTGCTCCAGATCGCTGTCACCGCTGCAGGCCCTGGAGTATTTCGAGTGGATGTGCAGATCGGCATGGAACCGCATCCACCACATTGTTTCACAGGCCCGCCGGGAACGGGCGGGCCGGGGAGGGCGCGGACCCGGCCCGCGCCCTCCGGACCTGGCCTCCTCCGATCCCGAGAGGCCGGCGGACACCCGGGGCAGGCCGGCGGGACGATCCTCCCGCAAGGCGCGCAAAATGGGATGCGGGAGGCAGGGCCGCCTGTCTATCCTTCCGGCGTGAATCTCCGCACCGAGCAGGCAGCCGACCAGCAGGCCGTACGGCATGTCCACCTCCAGGCCTTCGGCGACCACGGGAAGGTGGTGACCGAACTGGTGGATTCGCTGCGGGCGGCCGTCACCCCGCTCCAGGGACTCTCGCTTGTCGCGGAGCACGGGGGCGAGATCGTCGGCCACGTGATGTTCACCCGCGTCTGGCTCGACGCCCCTCGCCGCCTGGTGGAGGCGCAGTCGCTCAGCCCGCTCGCCGTGCTGCCCGGACACCAGGGGCAGGGCATCGGCTCCGTCCTGGTCCGCCGCGGCCTGGAGATCATGGCCGAGCAGGGGGTCCCCGTGGTGTTCCTGGAGGGCCCGCCCGCCTACTACGCACGCTTCGGATTCGGCCCCGGCGCCGGGCTGGGCTTCCGCAGGCCCTCCCTCCGCATCCCCGAAGCCGCCTTCCAGGCGGTCCGCCTGCCCGCCTACGAGCCGTGGATGACCGGGACCATGGTCTACCCCGACACGTTCTGGCGGCACGACGCCGTCGGCCTGCGCGACCCCGACGTCTGAGGGCGGCCACCGGCCGCCGGCCGTCGCGACCCCGACGCCTAGGCCGGCCGCCGGCCGTCGCACCAGGAGCGCGCCGCCGTCGCCGCTGTCCGTGCCGCGACCCGGGGGCCGCGGCACGGGCTCCGGCCGGTGGGACGGCCGGACCGGAAGGCGGTCGGCCAGGGGTCGGCGGTGCCGATGCCGTAGGAGCCGACGTCGCGCGCCTGGAGTTTCCACGTTCCAGGACCCCGTCGGGCCGTGGAGCCGGCGGCGGGGATGCCCTTGCCGGACCGGGCTGTCGGTGAAACATTGCCCGTGTAGCCATCAAGCACTTTCCGACCGACAAGGTAGGGATTATGCGGGTCATCGGGGCGGGCTTCGGCCGTACGGGAACACTCTCTCTCAAGGCGGCCCTGGAGCGGCTCGGCTTCGGGCCGTGCCATCACATGATGGAGGTGATGGGCAGGCCGGAGCAGATCCGCCGGTGGCTCGCCCTGGCCGAGGGGCGGCCGGTCGGCTGGGACGACCTGCTGGACGGCTACGACTCCTGCGTGGACTGGCCGTCCGCCGCCTACTGGCGCGAGCTCGCCGAGCACTACCCCGCGGCGAAGGTCGTCCTCACCGTGCGGGACCCCGAGCGCTGGCTGGACAGCATGAACGCCACCATCTTCAAGCAGCGCGACCGGGGCGCCACGCTCTCCGGCAGGGCGGCGCTGGGGCTTTCGTCCCTGCTGGGCACCGACTTCGCCGCGTTCGCCAAGATGACCCGCCTGACGGTCGAGAAGCGGGTCTTCGGCGGCCACGGCAGCGACCCCGGACACGCGCTGAAGACCTTCCAGGCGCACGTCGAGGAGGTCAAGTCGGTGATCCCGGGCGACCGGCTGCTTGTCTTCGAGGTCCGCCAGGGGTGGGAGCCGCTGTGCGGGTTCCTCGGGGTCCCGGTGCCCGACGAGCCCTTCCCGCGGGTCAACGACACCGCGAACTTCGCGAGGAACGCCCGCCGGCACATCGGCCCCATGCTCCTGCGGCGCAGCCGATAGGCCACCCGCCCGGGAGATCGACGGGCGGCCGGGGCGCCCCGGCCGCATCCGGTCGCTCCCGCGGCGCTCAGCGGGGCGCCGCGTCGACCCGGGTCACCGAGCCGCTGATCTCCTGCGGGTTGCGGATCAGGTTGAGGATGGGGCACACCCGTTCCACCTCGGCGTGCAGCCGCGCCAGCTCCTCGTCGGAGGCGGGCGAGGAGAGCCGCACCTCGTAGCGGAAGTTCTGCGGATACACCGGGATGTCCGTGCTGTCCGGCTGCTGGGCGCGGGGATCGTACTCGGCCTGCACGTCGACCGCGAGCGAGTCGATGGGGACGTCCAGCTCGGCCGCCTTGATCAGGAAGATGTGCGTCACACAGCTCCCCAGCACGCCGGCCTGCAGCTCCGGGGACCCGGGCCCGAGGTCGTACCCGGCGAAGTCCGGGCCGCTGTCGCTGATGATCTGGAAGTCCCGGATCCGGATGCGCCGCACCCCGCTGCGGCCCTCGGCCGTGACGTGGGCGCGCAGCGGCACCGGGCCGGCCCCGGGCGCCGCCCGCCGGGCCAGCAGCGCCGCGCGCTTGTGGGACAGGTATTCGCGGAGAGTGCTCATGGTCTGCTTTCTCGTGGCGGATGGGTTCAGCGCAGCGTCAGCGGGCCGCGCGGAGTGTCGAGCCGCGCCTGCAACGTCGCCGCGGGCCCGGCGGTCACGTCGAGGCTGACGCCGAGCGCGGCCAGGTCCCGCCGCACGGCGGCCGGGTCGGGATGCGTCGCGGTGAAGGAGACGAGACCGAGCTGCGGCAGGCCGGACGTGGCGGGGTGCGACGTACGGCCCCAGTCGATGAGGAAGGGCACCAGCCCGTCCGCCGCCGGCTCCGCCCGGCGGGTGAGCCGCCAGGCCAGCAGGGTGCCGTCCGGGGTGAGCCGGGACAGCGGCTGCACCTCGCCCGGGTCGTACCCGCGCTCGCGCGCCTGCCGTACGGTCTCCTCGATGCCGTCCGGGTGCACGGCCCAGGCCGCGAGCCGGGCCTCGGTGAGGGTCTCCAGGCCGAAGGCGCGGGGCCGCCCGGCGGGGTCCGCCGCCGGGTCCGGGCCGATGATCTCCAGGTAGGAGTCCGGGCCGAGGCCGACGAGGTAGTTGGCGGTCCCGCCGGGGTGGCTGCCCCCGGCGGCCGGGGTGACCCCGGTGCGTGCCGCGAACTCGGCGACCCCGGCCAGGAGGTCGGGCACCGCGTAGACGAGATGGTCCAGGTGTGGATCGGTCACTGTTCCGCCTTCCGGCCGGCCCGCGGCGCGGGCGAGGTGGGTTCTCCCAGCGAGAGCATGAGCCGGTTGGCCCAGTTGAAGAACGCGGCCGCGTGGAGCGCGTCGCTGATGGCGAGGTCGTCGAGGCCGGCCGCGCGGAGCGCGTCGAGGTGTTCGGCGGTGAGCCCGCCCGGGGTCTCCGCCAGTGCCACCGAGGCGTCGATGACGGCGCGCCAGCGCGCCTCCTGGGGGGCGTCGACCCCGTCGTCCAGCAGGCGCTGCACGTCGTCGAGACGCTTGGAGTGGTGCGAGGCGAACCGCGCGTGCACCGAGGCGCAGAAGACGCAGCCGTTGTGGCGCGAGGTCGCGGCGGCGGCGAGTTCGCGCTCCGCGCGGGGCAGCCCGGCGTCGGTGTTGTAGAAGATGTCGTTGTCGGTCTCCGTGCGCGCCCGCAGGATCTCCGGATCGCGGGCGAGCAGCAGGAAGTACGGCGACGCGGCGCGCCTGCGGTCGACGAGCGCCTCCCAGTGGCGCTCGCTCAGCTCCTCCTCGGTGAGCGGCGCCAGCCACGGCACCCAGCCGAGCTCCTCCTGCGTGAAGGCGTGCGGGCGGTCGATGTCGGGGTGCTGGAGCACGGCGTCGGTCATGGCTTCGGTCCCTTCCGGGCGATGTCGAGCAGCCGCAGGCCCGCGATCACGCGCACCTGGAAGCTGAGGAAGGCGACGAGCTGCGAGAGCGTCACGATCGCCGAGGTGCTCCAGCCGGCGTCGACGAGCCGCCGCAGCGCCTGGGGGCTGGACTCGCGCGGACGGAACACCAGCAGGTGCGCGTGTTCGAGGGCCGCGGCGAGCCGGCCGCCCAGCGCGGCGTGGTCGCGCACCCGGTAGTCGAGGCCCTCGACGCTCTCGGCGGCCGGCGGGCCCCCGGCGGGGTAGGCGCCGTAGGGACCGGTGGTCCGGGCGGCCTCGACCTCCCGCGCGACCGCGGCCGGCAGCTCCGCCGAGTGCTCGGCGAGCCGGTCGGCGTAGAAGCGCGCGACCACGGCGTCCCGGTGGAGCCCGGTCACGAACGCCGCGACCGCGTGGCGCTCGGCCTGGGTGACCTCACCGGGGGAGTCCGGGGAGAAGAGCGCGAGGTAGCTGCGCTGGGCGTTCTCGCGGGCGGCCGGCCGCCGGCCGCGCAGGTGGTCGACGGGGGAGCCCGGCGCGATGCCGGCCAGGCGGTCGATGATGTCGGTGCTCATGTCCTGCTCGGTCCGGTCGGGGTGGTGTGGGTGCTCATGTCCTGCTCGGTCCGGTCGGGGTGGTGTGGGTGCTCATGTCCTGCTCGGTTCGGTCTGGATGGCGGTGGTGGGATGCGGTGCCCAGCCGAGCGCGGGCGCGACCTCGGTCGCGAGCAGCTCGATGGAGCGGAGGATGAGCGGATGCGGCGGGTCGACCGAGTGCACCTGGAAGACCAGATCGGTCACCCGGTCGAGCGTCGGGTCGGCGCCGAGGCCCGCGATGACCTCCTGCGGCGTCCCCAGATGGACGTCGAAGGCGGGGATGAGCTCGTCGAGCCCGCCGTCGGGCACCGGGAAACCCGCCGCCCTGAACTGGCGGGCGGCGCGGGCCAGCCCGATCTCGGCGTGGCGCAGCGCCTCCGCGCGGCTGTCGGCCACGAAGGCCGTCCGCGAGGCCATGACCCGCGGCGTCGCCCCGGACGGCAGGTTCTCGTAGTAGGCGTCCACGATGGGCCGCTGGATCTCCGCGAGTGTCGCGTGCGGAGCGTCCTCGGGGCGCGGCTGGGTGCGCGAGAGCATGAGGCCGTTGCCGGCCCGGCCGGCGCGGGCCCCGCCGCTCACCGAGAAGGTCGCCTCCCAGACGGCGCCGGGAAGGCGCGGTGCCGGCGGGTAGAGCCTGCTGCCCCCGCCGAGGGCACGCCCCGACCAGGCGTCGAGGAGCACCGCGAGATGTTCGGCGTAGGTGGCCGAACGGGCCGCGCTGTCCTGTCCGAAGGCGGCGAACGACGACGGCGTGCCGCCGCTGCCCACCCCCACCTCCAGCCGGCCGCCCGAGAGCAGGTCGAGCACGGCCGTGTCCTCGGCGACGCGGACCGGATTCTCCAGGGGCAGCGTGATGATGCCGGTGCCGAGGCGGATGCGGCTGGTCCGCGCCGCCACGTCGGCGAGGAACACCAGCGGCGCCGGCAGCCCTCCCTCGGCCTCGTCGAAGTGGTGCTGGGCCACCCAGGCCGTGTCGAACCCGACGGCCTCGGCGTGCCTGATCTGCTCGGCGGCGAGCCGGTAGCGCTCACCGGCCGGCACGTCGTCGAGCAGGCGGGTGAAGAAACCGAGCCGGCGGCCGATCATCCTGCCGCCTCCGCGGTCGCGCCCGGGATGGCCGCCAGCAGCTCGCGGGTGTAGTCGTGCCGCGGGCCGGTGAAGACCTGTCGCGTGTTTCCGGATTCCACAATGCGTCCTTTGTTCATGACCGACACGGTGTGCGAGATCTGCCGCACCACGGACAGGTCGTGAGAGATGAACAGGTAGGTGAGCCCGAGGTCGCGCTGGAGCGCTCCGAGCAGGTCGAGGATCTGCGCCTGCACGCTCACGTCGAGCGCGGAGACCGCCTCGTCGAGCACGACCACCTCCGGGTCGACGGCCAGCGCGCGGGCGATGGCCACGCGCTGCCGCTGGCCGCCGGACAGCTCCCGCGGCCTGCGGGTGAGCACGCTCGACGGCAGGGCGACCCGGTCGAGGAGGTCGCGCACCCGGATGCCGCGCGAGGCCCGGTCGCCGATCCGGAAGTTGCGCAGCGGCTCCTCCACGATCTCGGCGACCGGCTGCCGCGGGTCGAGCGAGCCGGTCGGGTTCTGGTAGACGAGCTGGACGCGGCGGCGGAGCCCGCGCAGCGCGTCGCCGCGCAGGCCGGCCGTCTCGATCCCGCCGACCGTCACCGACCCGGAGGTGGGGTCGGCGAACCGCACGACCATGCGGGCCGTGGTCGTCTTGCCGGACCCCGACTCCCCGACGAGCGCGTGCGTCGTGCCGCGCGGCACCTCGAACGACACCCCGTCGACCGCGCGGAAGGGCCGTCTCCGGACGCGGAACTCCTTGACCAGGTCGCGGACGACGACGGCGGCCTCCCGGGGGGAGGTCTCCGGGGGCGGGGCCCGGAACTCCCGCACCGACAGCGCGGGGGCGTCGCTCAGCAACCGTCTCGTGTATCCGGCCTCCGGGGCCGCTGTCACAGCCCCCGTCGCGCCCTGCTCCTCGATCCGCCCGTCCTTCATGACGATGAGCCGGTCCGACCGGTCCGCCGCGACACCGAGGTCGTGGGTCACCAGCAGCACCGCCGTGCCGGACTCCGCGCGGAGCCCGTCGATGAGGTCGAGGATGCGCCGCTGCACGGTGGCGTCCAGCGCGCTCGTCGGCTCGTCGGCGATGATGAGCCGCGGTTCGAGCGCGATGGCGATGGCGATGAGCACCCGCTGGCGCATGCCGCCGGACAGCTCGTGCGGGAACTGCCGGGCGCGCGTCTCCGGATCGGACAGCCCGACGCGGGCGAGCAGCTCGACGACCCGGCGCGAGATCGCCCGCCGGTCGCCGCGCCGGTGGATGCGCAGGGCCTCACCGATCTGGGCGCCGACGGTCTTGACCGGGTTCAGGGAGTTGGACGGATCCTGCGGGATCAGCCCGATCTGGGCGCCCCGCACCGACTCCAGCCGGCGCGACGGCCAGCCGGCGATGTCCGTGCCGTCCAGCAGGATCCGCCCGGAGTCGACGGACCCGTTCGGCGGCAGCAGCCCGAGGATCGCGTGCGCCGTGGTCGACTTGCCGGACCCGGACTCGCCGACGACCGCCACCACCTCACCGGGTTCGACGGTGAAGGAGATCCCCTCGACCGCCTGGAGCGCGCGCGGGCCGGTCCGGTAGGAGACCGCGAGGTCGCGCACGTCGAGCAGGCTCATGGGTTCTCCCGTCCCATCGATCGGCTGATCCGGCTGGCGGCCAGCACCACCGACACCACGACGGCGCCCGGCAGCGAGGTCAGCCACCAGGAGGTCGCCAGGTAGTTGCGCCCCTCCGAGACGAGCAGTCCCCACTCAGGGGTGGGCGGCTCGGCGCCGTAGCCGAGGAACCCGAGGGTGGAGATGGCCAGGATCGCGGTGCCGAACTGCAGGGCGGCGAGCGCGATGACGGGGCCGAGCGAGTTGGGCAGCACGTGGCGTCCCAGGACGGCCGCGAACCGGCCGCCGCTGCCGAACGCGGCCTCGACGTAGTCGGTCCGCCGGACCCGGACGACCTCCGAGCGGACCAGGCGGGCGAAGGCCGCGACCGAGCCGACACCCACCGCGATCGCGACGTTGACGGTGCCGGGGCCGAGCAGGATGATCATGGTGAGGGCGAGGAGCAGGCCCGGCACCGAGAGCAGCACGTCGATCCCGCGCATGATGAGCGCGTCGAGCACGCCGCCCGTCGACCCGGCGAGCAGGCCGAGCAGCGTGCCCAGCACCAGGCCGACCCCGACCGCGACAGACGCCCCGGACAGGGAGTGGACGGCCCCGTACACCACGCGGGTGAACAGGTCGCGGCCCACGGCGTCGGTGCCGAACAGGTGGTCCGGGCCGGGGCCCCGCAGTTTCTCCGCCGGGACGCCCGCGATCGGGTCGTCCGCGGTGAACAGTCCGGGCACGACGGCCCAGAGCACGACGACGGCGATCACGAGCCAGGCGAGCACCAGGCCCACGTCCGGACGGCGGGATGCGATCCTCATGCGGCCGCACCGACCTTCGCCTTGAGCCGCGGGTTGAGCACCGGGAAGAGCAGGTCGACCACCAGGTTGACCAGCACGAAGACGGCGGTCGCGAGCACGACGACGGCCAGCATCACCGGCGTGTCCTGCGCGTTGACCGCCTGCTCGGTGAGGCGGCCGACGCCGTTGCGGCCGAAGACCGTCTCGGTGACGACCGACCCGGCGATGAGCTCGCCGAAGGTCAGGCCGGCGATCGTCAGCGTCGGCGGCAGCGCGTTGCGCGCCACGTGCCGCCACAGGATCCACCGGCGCGAGGCCCCCTTGGCCGCGACGACCGGGACGAACGGCTGGCTCTGGACCTGGTCGAGGCTGCGGGCCAGCACCTGCGCGATCGGCGCCGAGATCGGTATGGCCAGGGTCAGGACCGGCAGGATGAGCTGCTGCACCCCGTCGCCCCCGATGACCGGCACCAGCTTGAGCCGGAAGGAGAACACCTGGATCAGGAGGATGCCGAGCCAGAAGGCGGGGATCGAGACGCACAGCGACGGTACGGCCAGCAGCGCGCCGCGGACCCAGTCCAGCCGGGTGTGGCTCGCGGCGAACGCGATCAGCACGGCGATCAGCACGGCCAGGGTGAACCCGGCGGTGGCCAGCCCGGCCGTCTCCGGCAGCGCCTCGGCCAGCCGCTCGACCACCGGCGTGCCCGTGTCGACGGAGTAGCCGAAGCCGCCGCGCAGGAAGCCGAGCATCGTGTGCAGGTAGCCGGTGATCGCGGGCGCGTCGTCGCCGTAGTAGGCGCGGATCTCGGCGATCTGCGCGGGGGACAGGCCCAGCTCGGGGTTCTGGAACTTGATCAGGATCGAGTCGCCCGGCAGGATCTGCAGCAGCACGTAGCTGACGGTGAAGGCGGCCCACAGCACCAGGACCGCCTGTCCTGTCCGCAGCAGGAGATATCTGGTCATCGGCCTGTCTGATCCGACAGCCAGACCGAGTAGAAGACCGGCCGGGCGACCGCCTCGAAGGTGACGCCCCGCACGTACGGCGCGGCGCCGTACACCTGCGGCTCCTCGAACAGCGGGATCGCGTAGCCCTGGTCGACCACGTAGCGCTGGATCTCGGCGACCTTCGCGTTGCGCGCGGTCCTGTCGGCGGCCGCGGACTCCTGCTCCAGCAGGCGGTCCAGTTTGGGGTCGTCGGAGAGGATGACGTCGCGGTTCTTGGTGTGGAAGTGGCTCTTGATCACGTCCTGGTCGGCACGGCCGACCATGGAGTGCGCGATGGCCGTCTTCTCCGCGTTCTTGATGTCCACCGCCTGCGTGCCGGCGTCGGCGGGCCGGATCTCCAGCTTCACGCCGATCTTGGCCCACTGCTGGGCGACCAGTTCGAGCGTCTGCTTCGACAGCGGCTGCGGGCCGGAGACGAAGACGCCCAGCGTCAGCTCCCGCCCGTCCTTCCGGCGGACGCCGCCGGCGCCGCGGGCCCAGCCGGCCTCCTCCAGCAGCGCGTTGGCCCTGTCCGGGTCGTAGGCCAGCTTCCCGGACAGGTCGACGTAGCCCTGCGCCAGATGGCTGAGCACGGAGGTCGCGACCGGGTAGCCCGGGGTGAACAGGGTGTCCACGACCTCCTTGGCGTCGGTGCCGGCCTGCAGCGCCCTGCGGACCTTGACGTCACTCAGGATGCTGTTGGCCGGCCGCAGGTAGAGGCCGTTGTTGACGCCCCGGGTCGGTTCCGCGTAGACGGTGAAACCGGCGTTCTTCACCGTCTCCTCGTCGTACGCCTGCACGTAGCGCACATAGTCGGCCTGCCCGGAGGTCAGTGCGCCGACACGCACGTTGTCCTCCGGCGTCACGATCATCTTGACCGCGTCGAGGTAGGCGCGCCCTTGGTGCGCCGAGGACGCCGGCGCCCAGTCGTAGTCCTTACGGACGGCCAGGTCGATCTCCTTGTCGACGACCTGGCGGGCCACGGTGAACGGCCCGGAGCCGACGATGTTCTTGAGCTGGCACTGCTCCTCGTAGGGGCGCGAGATCGTCGACTTGGCCACGAGGCCGGCGCCGACGACCGAGGTGCCCTGGAGGAAGCCGGGGGAGGGCTGCTTGAAGAAGAACTTCACGGTGCGCGGGTCGACGACCTGGCTGCGGTCGTAGTTGTTCACGAACTCGGCCGGCGGCAGCTTCAGGTCCGGGTCGCCGAGGCCGTAGACGTCGAAGTTCGCGGCGACGGCCGACGCGTCGAGCGGGCTGCCGTCACTGAAGGTCACGCCCTCGCGGAGGTGGAAGGTGTATTCGGTGGCGTCGGCGTTGACCTCCCAGGAGGTGGCGATCCACGGCTCGATCTCCAGCGTCTTGGGGTTCTGCCAGGTGAGCTTGTCGGTGAGCTGGTTGAGCACGCCGCCGTTCGGGTAGAAGCCCGCGGCCGGCAGGTAGAGGCAGGTCGGTGCCTGGTGCTCCAGGTATGTCAGCGTGCCCCCGTACACCGGTCCGCCGGAGGCCTTCGCGCCGCTGGGCGCGCTCTCCCCGCCGCAGGCGCCGAGGAGCCCCACGGCGGCGAGCACGGCGGCGCTCGCCATCGCTGTGGACCGCAGTCTGGATGATGGCATGGGGTTATCGCCCTTCATGAGCAGGAGACCTTTGTGAACGGGGGCGGGCGGTCGGCCGTACGGCACCGCCACGCGGCGGCCGGCGGTGCCGGGGACGCGAGGGGAGGGGGATCGGAGGTGGGAGTGAGAAGAGAAGCGAGAGAAGAGAAGCGGCAAGACAGGCAACAAGAGAAGGGAAGCGAGAAGAGGAGAGGGGCGCGGCGGCAGCGGACGGCCGGCGGTCTGCCGGACTCCGGGACCCGCGGGGCCTCAGCTACAGGAGGAGCCCCGACAGCTCGTGGTGCGGCGGCGCCGCATGCTGGTGTCGTCCCGCGCCGGGAGCGGACGCGCTCTGCGCTCCGCCGCCATGCGGTGGTTGGTGCTGCCGGTCATAAAAACCACAATATCCTACCTGAAGAGTAGGAAAAAGCCTGTCCGCATGTTGAGACGTCGCAGGTCAACTGCCATGGAGTGCACGCAGATCGTTTCAAGGCGGGATCAGCAAGTGGCACGGACGGGCTGTTTCCGGGACCGGGAGGCGGTGCGGGCCGGTTGGGTCGCGGGCGCCCCTATTGACACGGCCGGAGCGGGCCCAAGACACTCGCCGGAAACGAGCTCAGGGTCCGCGTATCCGGACCGGCTTGTTGTAAACGTTTACAGCACTATCGAGGAGTGACCCGATGGCCGTTACGCGATGGCGCGGGCTCGGTGTCCTGACGGCCCTGGCCCTCGTCGCCCTGCTGGCCGTTCCTGGTCAGGCGCAGGTCGGCAAGGAGCGGGCGGGCACGATCACCGAGGGCTCCGCGTACTCCGCCGCGATGGGCGGGCCCATCCCGTACAACGTCTACCTGCCCTACGGCTACGGCGACGGCGCGCGGCGCTACCCGGTGCTCTACCTGCTGCACGGCAGGGGCGACACGATGCAGGCGTGGACCCGGGTCAAGGGCGCGCTGGACCAGCTGATCCGGGACGGGCGGATCCCCGCCCTCATCGCGGTCATGCCGGACGCGCCCTGGAGCGGACGCGGCAGCTGGTACGTGGACTCCCGGTACACCGGCGCCGACGAGCCCGG
Coding sequences:
- a CDS encoding ABC transporter permease, whose amino-acid sequence is MRIASRRPDVGLVLAWLVIAVVVLWAVVPGLFTADDPIAGVPAEKLRGPGPDHLFGTDAVGRDLFTRVVYGAVHSLSGASVAVGVGLVLGTLLGLLAGSTGGVLDALIMRGIDVLLSVPGLLLALTMIILLGPGTVNVAIAVGVGSVAAFARLVRSEVVRVRRTDYVEAAFGSGGRFAAVLGRHVLPNSLGPVIALAALQFGTAILAISTLGFLGYGAEPPTPEWGLLVSEGRNYLATSWWLTSLPGAVVVSVVLAASRISRSMGRENP
- a CDS encoding ABC transporter permease — translated: MTRYLLLRTGQAVLVLWAAFTVSYVLLQILPGDSILIKFQNPELGLSPAQIAEIRAYYGDDAPAITGYLHTMLGFLRGGFGYSVDTGTPVVERLAEALPETAGLATAGFTLAVLIAVLIAFAASHTRLDWVRGALLAVPSLCVSIPAFWLGILLIQVFSFRLKLVPVIGGDGVQQLILPVLTLAIPISAPIAQVLARSLDQVQSQPFVPVVAAKGASRRWILWRHVARNALPPTLTIAGLTFGELIAGSVVTETVFGRNGVGRLTEQAVNAQDTPVMLAVVVLATAVFVLVNLVVDLLFPVLNPRLKAKVGAAA
- a CDS encoding TIGR04028 family ABC transporter substrate-binding protein, with product MASAAVLAAVGLLGACGGESAPSGAKASGGPVYGGTLTYLEHQAPTCLYLPAAGFYPNGGVLNQLTDKLTWQNPKTLEIEPWIATSWEVNADATEYTFHLREGVTFSDGSPLDASAVAANFDVYGLGDPDLKLPPAEFVNNYDRSQVVDPRTVKFFFKQPSPGFLQGTSVVGAGLVAKSTISRPYEEQCQLKNIVGSGPFTVARQVVDKEIDLAVRKDYDWAPASSAHQGRAYLDAVKMIVTPEDNVRVGALTSGQADYVRYVQAYDEETVKNAGFTVYAEPTRGVNNGLYLRPANSILSDVKVRRALQAGTDAKEVVDTLFTPGYPVATSVLSHLAQGYVDLSGKLAYDPDRANALLEEAGWARGAGGVRRKDGRELTLGVFVSGPQPLSKQTLELVAQQWAKIGVKLEIRPADAGTQAVDIKNAEKTAIAHSMVGRADQDVIKSHFHTKNRDVILSDDPKLDRLLEQESAAADRTARNAKVAEIQRYVVDQGYAIPLFEEPQVYGAAPYVRGVTFEAVARPVFYSVWLSDQTGR